The following coding sequences lie in one Deltaproteobacteria bacterium genomic window:
- a CDS encoding ABC transporter ATP-binding protein: MRIETRGLSRRFGKVAALTDVTLEIPSGGKIGLIGPNGSGKSTMTRILVGLLAYEGRVEMDGLSPRRDRGNLAGRIAYVPQVAPNLAAPVGELVAAIASFRRIAPVEVFRIGAQLDIDIASLAEKPFRRLSGGMKQKILIALALSARADCFIMDEPTASLDAQAREKFFRLFAERCAEKTVILCSHRLEEMRHLVDHVIVLDEGRSSYAGDADRYLAAHALSTIQVRVARDDAASWIRELGFARGAGDWWYRTVDQTEKNRLLPQLAEHLGDRVDNLHIRDLESISIDPENGAS, from the coding sequence ATGCGGATTGAAACCCGGGGCCTTTCGCGCCGCTTCGGCAAGGTCGCGGCGTTGACCGACGTCACGCTCGAAATTCCATCCGGCGGAAAGATCGGCCTGATCGGGCCCAACGGCTCCGGCAAGTCGACCATGACGCGCATTCTCGTCGGCTTGCTGGCCTACGAAGGACGCGTCGAAATGGACGGCCTGTCCCCGCGTCGGGACCGTGGGAATCTGGCGGGAAGAATCGCATACGTGCCGCAGGTGGCGCCGAATCTCGCCGCGCCGGTCGGGGAACTGGTCGCGGCGATCGCATCGTTTCGCCGGATCGCGCCCGTGGAAGTTTTTCGGATCGGCGCCCAACTCGACATCGACATTGCCTCCCTCGCGGAGAAGCCGTTTCGACGTCTTTCCGGGGGCATGAAGCAGAAGATCCTCATCGCCCTCGCGCTGTCCGCGCGGGCCGATTGCTTCATCATGGACGAGCCGACCGCGAGCCTCGATGCCCAGGCTCGCGAGAAATTTTTCCGCCTTTTCGCCGAACGCTGCGCGGAGAAAACCGTCATTCTCTGCTCTCATCGTCTGGAGGAAATGCGTCATCTGGTCGACCATGTCATCGTGCTCGACGAAGGGCGTTCGTCGTATGCGGGAGACGCCGACCGCTATCTCGCCGCCCACGCCCTGAGCACCATCCAAGTGCGCGTTGCGCGCGACGACGCGGCGTCGTGGATTCGTGAACTGGGCTTCGCCCGGGGGGCCGGGGACTGGTGGTACCGTACGGTGGACCAGACCGAGAAAAACCGGTTGCTTCCCCAACTGGCCGAGCACCTCGGCGACCGCGTCGACAACCTTCATATCCGGGACCTCGAGTCCATTTCGATCGATCCCGAAAACGGTGCGTCATGA